From a region of the uncultured Jannaschia sp. genome:
- a CDS encoding methyltransferase encodes MDERLSLALARGAVTLPEGPVLLLRPPADLSFDELPLEACTGTHGFRPAHDALAARGLAMADAPEGPFAAAVVFVPRARALALDLLAQAIGAVGVGGLVVVDGAKADGIEAILKAVRAAAPVGEVMSKAHGKVFAFAAPDAVPEGWAAQPRQVDGFVTAPGVFSADGIDPGSALLAAHLTALKGRVCDLGAGWGYLGRTVLASEAVTALDLVEAERAALDCARLNVTDPRAAFHWADATVWTGGAYDTVISNPPFHASRRADPDLGRAFVSAAARLMAPSGRFLMVANRHLPYEAALEDAFAERLVIEERDGYKVVQGRKPRRAGRTR; translated from the coding sequence ATGGACGAACGCCTCTCCCTCGCCCTCGCCCGCGGGGCCGTGACCCTGCCCGAGGGGCCGGTCCTGTTGCTGCGGCCGCCAGCCGATCTCTCCTTCGACGAATTGCCGCTGGAGGCCTGCACGGGCACCCACGGCTTCCGCCCCGCCCATGACGCGCTCGCCGCGCGCGGGCTGGCGATGGCCGACGCGCCCGAGGGGCCGTTCGCGGCGGCGGTGGTCTTCGTGCCCCGCGCCCGTGCGCTGGCACTCGACCTGCTCGCGCAGGCGATCGGTGCGGTCGGGGTCGGGGGGCTGGTGGTCGTCGACGGCGCCAAGGCCGACGGGATCGAGGCGATCCTCAAGGCCGTGCGCGCCGCGGCCCCGGTGGGCGAGGTGATGTCGAAGGCGCATGGCAAGGTCTTCGCCTTCGCCGCTCCCGATGCCGTACCCGAGGGCTGGGCCGCCCAACCGCGGCAGGTGGATGGGTTCGTCACCGCGCCCGGCGTCTTCTCGGCCGACGGGATCGACCCCGGATCCGCGCTGCTGGCGGCGCATCTGACGGCGCTGAAGGGCCGGGTCTGCGATCTCGGGGCGGGCTGGGGATATCTCGGGCGGACGGTGCTGGCCTCGGAGGCGGTCACCGCGCTCGATCTGGTCGAGGCCGAACGCGCCGCGCTCGACTGTGCGCGCCTCAACGTCACCGATCCGCGGGCCGCGTTCCACTGGGCCGACGCGACGGTCTGGACCGGGGGGGCTTACGACACCGTCATCTCGAACCCGCCCTTTCACGCGTCGCGGCGCGCCGATCCGGATCTCGGGCGGGCCTTCGTCTCCGCCGCCGCACGTCTGATGGCCCCGTCGGGCCGCTTCCTGATGGTGGCCAACCGCCACCTGCCCTACGAGGCCGCGCTGGAGGATGCCTTCGCGGAACGCTTGGTCATCGAGGAGCGGGACGGCTACAAGGTCGTCCAGGGCCGCAAGCCGCGGCGCGCCGGGAGAACGAGATGA
- the clpS gene encoding ATP-dependent Clp protease adapter ClpS: MRTEVIAMADTPDDDGDVSVAIKTKPKTAKPPLYKVLLLNDDYTPMEFVVMVLEKFFSIGHSHAVEIMLTVHKKGLAVVGVFSHEIAETKVAQVMDFARRHQHPLQCTMEKED, encoded by the coding sequence ATGCGAACCGAAGTCATTGCCATGGCCGATACGCCGGACGACGACGGCGATGTATCGGTCGCGATCAAGACCAAGCCGAAGACCGCCAAGCCGCCGCTCTACAAGGTGCTGCTGCTGAACGACGATTATACGCCGATGGAATTCGTGGTGATGGTGCTCGAAAAGTTCTTCTCCATCGGGCACAGCCACGCGGTCGAGATCATGTTGACGGTCCACAAGAAGGGCCTCGCCGTGGTCGGCGTCTTCAGCCACGAGATCGCCGAGACCAAGGTCGCGCAGGTGATGGATTTCGCGCGCCGCCACCAGCACCCGCTGCAATGCACCATGGAGAAGGAGGACTAG
- a CDS encoding HAD family hydrolase — protein MTVTTIGFDADDTLWHNETVFRLTEDRFADLLRDHAEPGHLAERLLAAERRNLGHYGFGVKGFVLSMIETAIEVTDGRVPGAVIADLLAAGREMLTHPVDLLPHAEDAVRALAPDHTLVLITKGDLLDQERKLAESGLGELFDGIEIVSDKTAATYTRAFAAHGDGAGRALMVGNSLKSDVNPAIEAGAWGVFCPSEIEWELERADAPQGAARYRRIAHLGELPGLVAGL, from the coding sequence ATGACGGTTACGACGATCGGCTTCGATGCCGACGACACGCTGTGGCACAACGAGACGGTGTTCCGTCTCACCGAGGACCGCTTCGCGGACCTTCTGCGCGACCATGCCGAGCCGGGTCACCTGGCCGAGCGGCTTCTGGCGGCGGAGCGCCGGAACCTCGGGCATTACGGGTTCGGCGTGAAGGGATTCGTGCTCTCGATGATCGAGACCGCCATCGAGGTGACCGATGGCCGCGTCCCCGGTGCCGTCATCGCCGATCTTCTCGCGGCCGGTCGCGAGATGCTGACCCATCCCGTCGATCTTCTGCCCCATGCCGAGGACGCGGTGCGCGCGCTGGCCCCCGACCATACGCTCGTGCTCATCACCAAGGGCGATCTGCTGGACCAGGAGCGCAAGCTGGCGGAATCGGGTCTGGGCGAGCTTTTCGACGGGATCGAGATCGTCAGCGACAAGACCGCCGCGACCTATACCCGCGCGTTTGCCGCCCATGGCGACGGGGCGGGCCGCGCGCTGATGGTCGGCAATTCGCTCAAGTCGGACGTGAACCCCGCGATCGAGGCGGGGGCATGGGGCGTCTTCTGCCCGTCCGAGATCGAATGGGAGCTGGAGCGCGCGGACGCGCCCCAAGGGGCCGCGCGCTATCGGCGTATCGCGCATCTGGGCGAATTGCCGGGGCTGGTCGCGGGCCTCTGA
- a CDS encoding OsmC family protein: protein MPDKNASAHWEGGLKDGRGTVSLESGALDAQPYGFNTRFEGKVGTNPEELIAGAHASCFSMALSMILGEDGMTASAIDTKARVTLSEVDGGFAVTKSHLDTTVSVPGADADAVRAACETAKANCPISKLLDCEITMDATIA from the coding sequence ATGCCCGACAAGAATGCATCCGCCCACTGGGAAGGTGGCCTCAAGGATGGCCGCGGAACCGTGTCCCTGGAAAGCGGCGCGCTTGATGCGCAGCCCTACGGCTTCAACACCCGCTTCGAGGGCAAGGTCGGCACCAATCCCGAGGAGCTGATCGCCGGCGCGCATGCGTCCTGCTTCTCGATGGCGCTCTCCATGATCCTCGGGGAGGACGGGATGACGGCCAGCGCGATCGACACCAAGGCGCGCGTGACGCTGTCCGAGGTCGATGGCGGCTTTGCGGTCACGAAGTCGCATCTCGACACGACGGTCTCGGTGCCCGGCGCCGATGCCGATGCCGTGCGCGCGGCCTGTGAGACGGCCAAGGCGAACTGCCCGATCTCGAAGCTTCTGGATTGCGAGATCACGATGGACGCCACCATCGCCTGA